One stretch of Mus pahari chromosome 15, PAHARI_EIJ_v1.1, whole genome shotgun sequence DNA includes these proteins:
- the LOC110333499 gene encoding zinc finger protein 474 produces MERGNESIPSQSQGTIHRSKEPTFLIQQATLPSDSHSTLLQETQCGSLTKNIKANTQKRRPGTVILAKRSSRIMSESQPRRPVIPCRRPGFRICYICGREFGSQSLAIHEPQCLEKWRIENSKLPKHLRRPEPSKPQPIGGSDSYSLQAANEEAFQSAQAQLLPCENCSRTFLPDRLLVHQRSCKPKGESPGPPNMGSSNVPTGLKKASSGIPARPRTLICYICGREFGTLSLPIHEPKCLEKWKIENDRLPRELRRPLPQKPQPLPTGQSSQEGASQAALVPCPNCGRTFAVDRLPVHQRSCKSQSSGPKTSNSNLERRGGSNPPTNSKQQRNMEAPNGDKVTGVI; encoded by the coding sequence atggaaagaggaaatgaaagtaTTCCCAGCCAATCACAAGGAACTATCCACCGCTCCAAAGAGCCCACCTTCCTTATCCAGCAGGCTACCCTGCCGAGTGACTCCCATTCAACCCTTCTGCAGGAAACACAGTGTGGCAGTCTAACCAAAAACATAAAGGCCAACACTCAGAAAAGGAGACCGGGAACAGTGATTCTAGCAAAACGCTCAAGTCGAATTATGTCAGAAAGTCAACCTAGACGCCCTGTCATCCCATGCCGCAGACCAGGGTTCCGGATATGCTACATTTGTGGCAGAGAATTTGGGTCCCAGTCACTTGCCATTCATGAGCCCCAGTGCTTGGAGAAGTGGCGCATTGAGAACAGCAAACTACCCAAGCACCTGAGGAGACCAGAACCCTCCAAACCACAGCCCATCGGGGGCAGTGACTCCTACAGCCTCCAGGCAGCCAACGAGGAAGCATTTCAGAGTGCGCAGGCTCAGCTGCTGCCCTGTGAAAACTGCAGCCGCACATTCTTGCCAGATCGTCTCCTGGTTCACCAGAGAAGCTGCAAGCCAAAGGGGGAGAGTCCTGGACCACCAAACATGGGTAGTTCTAATGTCCCTACTGGACTCAAGAAAGCTTCTAGCGGCATCCCAGCCCGACCAAGGACTCTCATCTGTTACATTTGTGGTAGGGAATTTGGCACGCTGTCCCTTCCTATCCATGAGCCCAAATGCTTGGAAAAGTGGAAAATTGAGAATGACCGACTCCCTAGAGAGCTGCGTCGGCCACTGCCCCAGAAGCCTCAACCTCTTCCAACTGGACAGTCCAGCCAAGAGGGGGCAAGTCAAGCCGCGCTTGTGCCTTGCCCAAATTGTGGCCGGACCTTTGCTGTGGACCGCCTACCTGTTCACCAGAGAAGTTGTAAATCTCAATCTAGTGGACCAAAAACTTCAAATTCGAACCTAGAAAGGAGAGGGGGTTCAAATCCACCCACTAATTCCAAGCAACAGAGGAACATGGAAGCACCCAATGGGGACAAGGTAACTGGTGTCATATAA